Within Bradymonas sediminis, the genomic segment CCCGCGGGCTCGCCGAGACCGCCAAGTTCGTGCTCTACCGCGGCGGCTATGAGTCCACCGCCTGGGGACTCGCCGGCTGCGGAAACCTCTTCCTCGACGCCTCCAGTCATAACCTCAACGGCGACAGCTCCACCGATATCGCCTGCGACGCCAAGATTGGCGCCGAGTTTATTCGCCGCGAAGCCGCGAAGGTTTCGGATGTCCCGGGGTCGATTCGCCGGGACTTTGGCGCCGGCGCCGACAACCTCTTCAACCTCATCCAATCGCTGGCCCGGGTCCCCCAGGAGTCCGGCCTCTCCTTGCCGATCCTAAGCCACGCGGTTGAGCTGGTTGCCGGCGAGCGAAGCGCCGCCGAGATCGTAAAATCACTGCTCGAGTTTCCGGTGTATTACGAATAAGGGCGTCCGATTGATGGCCCAGTTATTAGATTATTTTGTCCGCGTGTTAAAAGGATTTAGTGATGCGTTTTTCACCCAGATTGAGCCTGCTTGGGCTGCTACTTTTTATCGGCCTGGCGCTCGGGGCTTGTTCGGATGACGCGAGCAAATCGAAGTCGGGCGCGGGCGACGCCGGGGCAGATATTGAAGAGCGCGCCGACGGCGCCTCGGCGGACGCGCGCGCCGAGGATAGCGGGGGGCCCGACACCCGCGAAGATACGGGCGGTGACGTGGCGCAGGAATCCAGCGACGCCGCCGATGGCAGCGAGGTGGTCGAGCTGCCGCCGCAGACGGGTCATGAGGGCTGCGCTTATCCCGGCGACCCGGAAGCCGAATGCCCGCCCTGGGCGTACGGAGACTACGGCCCGGCGTCATTTGTGAACTATTTTTATATCGAGAAATCCGGGACCTGCTGCGCCGACTTCACGGGCAATGGCACCGATGATAGCGCGATGGGCAATCTCATCAGCACGCTCTCGGCGGTGATCGGCGTTCCTTTTAACGACGTGATCGCCGCCCAGATCGCCAACGGGAATCTGGTATTCCTCTTTGAATACGCGTATTTATCGGACGCCGTTAACGACCCGGCGCTGCAGATAAACCTGATGCTGGGCGAGGACTCGGATAATTATTTCGGCCCCAATATGAACGGAGAGGGTTATTTCAATATCAAGCCGGAGAGCCTGGACGCCCAGGGCAATCCGAAGTCGGATTTCCCCACCGCCAAGGTCGAGAACGGTCGGCTGAGCGTCGAGGGGGGCAGCGCGGCGATTCTCATCCCGCTCAATATTGACGGAAGCCTGATGGACGAGGTCCAGGTGGAGCGGCTGAGCATCTCGGCCGACGTGGACCCGGCCTCCGAATTCTCCGGCGGTGAGCGCGTCGCGCTCAACGATGGTGAGTTGGCCGGAGCGGTGTCGCTGGAGGATTTTTTCGGCGCGATCAATAAGATGGCCGCGACCTGCGATTGCATCGCCAGTCAGCCGCTCTATGTCGAGGTGGGCCCGGGCGAATGGGGCTGCGTCGAGCCGCTGGAAAGCACCTGCGGCGAGGACAGCGATGCTCTTTGCAAAACGCTGGGCAATCGACAACAATGCGAGCTGGTCGCGACCGTGGTCAACCGGTCGGCCGATGTCGATCTCGACGCGGACGCAATCGAAGATGCGTTGAGCCTCGGAGCCCGGTTCAGCGCGGTTGGCGCCTCGATCGTGGGCGTGGGGAATTGAGCTGAAGCGGTGAGTCGTTTAGAGCAGCCAGCGCGCCTTCTCGGTGCACTGGCTGCGTTTATTTTGTGTTTAGATTCGACTTAGCGTTTGAATCAATTTATCAAGGGTTATCCATGGCCATGCGCGTTCGCTGGTGTCGCACGGCAAGCCATTTTCATTAGATTGTAAGGAGTTCTATGTGCGGAATCGTTGGGTATGTTGGCAATCGCGCGTGCAGCGAAGTGTTGCTCTCGGGGCTAAGCCGGCTTGAATACCGAGGCTATGACTCGGCCGGTATTGCGATTGGGACATCCTCCGGTGACGTCGTGATTCGACGCACCGAGGGGAAGTTGGCGTCGCTGTTTACGGCGTTTCGCGAGGAACCCTTTGACGGCACGATCGGGTTGGGACACACGCGCTGGGCGACCCACGGGCGCCCGGTGGAGCGAAACGCGCATCCGCACCGCGCCGGTCGGGTCGTGGTCGCGCATAACGGGATTATCGAGAACTATGCGGTCCTCAAGCGCGAGCTGATTAAAGAGGGGCGCACATTCGAGAGTGAGACCGACACCGAGGTGGTCGCGCATCTGATCGACCACGCCCTGGAGTCCGGGTCGACGACCCTGCACGACGCGGTGCGCCGCGCGATGAAGCTAGTCGAGGGCTCCTACGCCATTGTCGTCATGCTCGGCGACAAGCCCGAAGAGCTCGTGGTCGCCCGCAACGCCTCGCCGATGGTGCTTGGTCAAGAAGGCGACGAGATCTTCATCGCCAGCGATGTGCCCGCGGTGCTCCCCTATACCCGCGACTTTATCTACCTGGAGGACGGCGACACCGCGGTTCTTAAAGTGGGCGATATCGCGATCTTCGACGCCGCCGGCGAGCCGGTGACCCGTCAGGTTAAGCGGATCAATTGGGACCCGATCTCGGCCGAGAAGCAGGGCTATAAGCACTTTATGCTCAAGGAGATCCACGAGCAGCCCGAGCGTATCACCGACACGCTGCGCGGCCGCGTCAGCGTGGACCGCGGCGACGTCGACTTCGGCCCGATGGAGGGCATCGAAGACGGGTGGCTCGACACGCTGGAGCGCATCGTCTTTGTGGCCTGCGGCACCAGCTATTATGCCGCCCAGATCGCCAAATATATCATCGAGGACTTCTCGCGCGTGCCGGTCGACGTCGAGCTGGCCAGTGAGTTCCGCTACCGCAACCCGATCATCAACGAGCGCACGCTCTGCGTCCCCATGAGCCAGTCCGGCGAGACCGCCGACACCCTGGCCGCCATGCGCCTGGCGATGGAGCTTGGGGCCAAGACCATCGCGGTGTGCAACGTCGTCGAGTCGACCATGACCCGCGAGGCCGACGGCGTCATCTATACCCACGCCGGCCCCGAGATTGGCGTCGCCAGCACCAAGGCGTTTAGCACCCAGCTTGTCGTGGGCCTGATGCTCGGTGTGTGGCTTGGCCGACGCCGCGGCGTGCTCGACGAAGAGGGCGGCCGCGAGATCCTGGAGGCGCTGCGCGATGTGCCCCAGACCATGTCGAAGATGCTGCACGAAAAGGCCATCTATAAGCATATCGCCTATAACTTCTCGGACGTGAACTCTTTCCTCTATCTGGGGCGCGGCAACCTCTACCCCATCGCCGCCGAGGGGGCGCTGAAGCTCAAAGAGATCAGCTATATTCACGCCGAGGGCTACGCCGCCGGTGAGATGAAGCACGGGCCCATCGCCCTGATCGACGAGAGCTTACCGGTGGTCGTTCTGATCCCGAAAAACCGCGTCTATGAGAAGGTCTTTAGCAACCTCGAAGAGGTCAAAGCGCGCCAGGGACGCCTCATCGTCGTGGCGACTGAGGGCGACGATGACGTGCGCGAGTTCGCCGACGTCGTCCTCGAGATCCCCGACGTCCCCGAGTATATCCAGCCCCTGCTCACGGTCGTGGTGATGCAATTGCTCGCCTACCATATCGCCGACTTCAAGGGCACCGACGTCGACCAGCCGCGTAACCTCGCCAAGAGCGTGACGGTCGAATAAGTCGTCGCCTTGAGCCGGCACACCCAAAAAGCCCGCCTGAGGATCTCAGGCGGGCTTTTTGGTGTGCCGTCAGGCGCCGGAGCTGCGATTTAGTTGATGAGATCGTAGAGCGTCGGCGACGGCTTGAATCCAACCGAGTTGGATGCCTCGATTTTGATCTTCTCGCGCGATTTGGGGTTGCGGCCCATGCGCGCCTTGCGGTGCTTGATCTTAAAGGTGCCGAACTTCGGGTAGGAGAAGCGCTCCTCTTCTTTGATGGCCTGGGAGACCGTGTCAAAGACGACGTCGAGCAGCGCGCGCACGTCCTTTTTGGTCAGCTTAATATCGACTTCGGCGGCGCCCTTGGTGACAGCGTCAATCAACTCTGATTTCGTCATACTCGTTCCCTATGAAACACTGGTTTGGGTTTATAACGCTCCGCCCAAACGTGTCGATTTTTGTCCATTTCGGACAGCCTTCCACACAGGGCCGAGGGTCAGTGCACGGCCCCCAGCACCAGCTGCGAGACCGCGTTGCTTCTTTATTTTTTGAACTAAAGGAAGCTTAAGAATGCGGGGTACCAGTGTCAAGGCGCCAAACCCCTCCAATCGCCCTATATACAAGGGTTGGGCGCACTTTTTGGCGAAAAAGTGCGCCCAAATTCGCGGCGCGCCCTAAAAACGCCCGTTCACGCCCAGGGTCGGGATGATCGGCAGCCCCGGAACCGGGCCGGATTCGCGGTAATTGAAGTTATTGGAGCGACCCTCTTCGTTGACCGCGTTATAGGCGTTGAGCACCTCGATATAGGCGCCCAGGATGAAGCTATCGAACACGAACTTCTTGTCGATGCGCACGTCGAGCTGGTGAAAGGTTGACTTGCGGGCCGACAGCGGCCGCCCGTAGACCGGCTGATAGCGGTCCTGATCGGCGTCCCAAACCGCGCCGGCGATCGGCGTATAGGGTGAGCCGGTGACCAGGCGGAAGCGCCCGGAGATGTCGATCTGGAAGGGGAGGTTATAGCCGGCGACCAGCGACAGGATATGGGTCTGGTCGTAGCGAAATAGGTCGTAGCTCTCGGTCTTCTGGTTAAAGCGCTCGGCCCGGCTCAGCGTATAGGCGACCCAGCCGAAGAGGTTATTTTGCGGGCGATGGCGCACCATCAACTCCAGCCCGTAGGCGCGCCCCTTGGCGTTATTGTCGAGCAGCAGATTCTCGACCTCGCCCTGGGCGTTCTCGACCACGGCGTTGGTGCTGTCGACCAGGTCGAACATCGAGCGGTAGAAGAGCGTCGTGTCGACCTCGAGGTATTCCAGCGGCCGCCACTCGGCGCCCAGGGCGTAGTGAATGGCGCTCTCGAAATCGAGGTTCGGGTTGCCGAGCTCTTTATCCGACTCGTTGGGCAGCGGCGGCTGGGTGAACAGGCCCACGCCACCTTTGAGCAGCAGCTCGTCGTTGAGCTTGAGGCGGGTGCTAAAGCGCGGCGACACCGAGGTGCGCGCGATATCGCCATAATGGTCGATACGAACGCCCGGGGTCAGCTTGAGCGCCTCAATTGGCTTATAATTGGCCTCGATATAGAAGGCCGGCTGCAGCAGCGGGGCGGATTGCTGGGTGATGATGCCGTTTTTGGAGATGGCGAATCCACCGGGGCCGCCGCCCTCTGCGCCGGTCGCCCCGTTGCCGCGGCCGGGGTCGGCGTCCTGGCGCGGGACTTCGAGTCGGTAGTCGACATTGCCGAATTGGAGGTCGGCGCCCACGCGCAGGTTCAGGTTATCGGCGACGTTGATCTTTAAGTCGTTTCGAACCTGGGTCTGATAATAATCGGCGAAGAAATACAGGTTTTCGGCCAGGTCAAAACCGGCGCGGTTGAGGCCAAACGAGACCAGCGCCTCGTTTTCGATGGCTTCATTGGCCGGCTTCCACTCCCAGCGAAGCTGGCCGCGGTGAAAGAGTTGGCTAAACGAGAGCCCTTCGATCTGCACATCGGCGTTGCCGATGGGGCCGTCATCATCGTCAAAGATGGTCGCGACCGTGTCGTCGGAGCCGTAGAGAAAGAGCTCGAGCTTATTCTCCTTATTCGCCCGCCAGGTCAGCCAGCCCTGATAATCATAATAGCGCGGCGAGACGGTCACCTGGTCGGTGAGCTCCTCGGGCGCAAGCACCGGCAGCACGGTGTCGATATAGCTGCGGCGCGCCGACAGCGCGAAGCTCAGGTTCTCGGTGATCGGCCCCTCGAATTGAGCGGTGGCGTCGATAAGATCGACCTCGGCGAAGCCGTGGAAGCGGTCTTCGCGCGGAGAGCGCGTGCGCAGGGCGACGATGCCGCCGGTGGCGCGCCCGTAATAGGTGCTGAAGTTGCCGGGATAAAAGTCGACCGCCTCCAACATCTCGGAGCTGATGACCGCCGGGCCGCCCAAGAAGTGGAAGACCAGCGGGATGGAGTCGCCCTGCAAAAAGACCTTGGTGTCTTCGGGCGAGGCGCCGCGCACGATGAGGCTGCCGCTGACATAAGAGGGGCGGGCGACGCCCGGCAGGTTCTGGACCACGCGGACCGCGTCGCCGCCGGTGCCCGGGATGCGCCGAAGCTCGTCGAGCTCGATACGCTTGCGGCTGATCTCGGTCTCTTCGCGGCGCGCGGTCGTCTTGACCGTGAACTCGTCATAATACTCGGCGCGCAGATAGAAGACGCCGCCGGTGACTTCGCCTTCTTTGACCTCGACCTCTTCGCTGAAGGTCTCGTAGCCGTCGGCCCCGAAGATGAGCCGGTATTTGCCCGGGGCGAGGTCGCGGAACGAGAAGATGGCGTCGGCGTCGCTATATTCGGTGCTGAGCTCTTCGTTTGTATTGGCGTCAATGACCCGCACCTCAATGCCGGCCAGTGGCGTGCGCGTGCCGGACTCGCGGACCTCGCCGCGCAGGTTCACCGGTGCCTTGGTGAAGCGATAGGCCACCTCGACCTCGTCGCCCGAGCCCAGCTCGACGATCTCGGCGCGGTCGGGATACCCGGGCGCGCTTAAGTCGACGCGGTAAGTCCCCGGCGGGACGCCCTCAAACGAGAAGCTGCCGTCCTCTTTGACCGACATTTGGGCGCGCGGCGCCGGGTCGTATTCGTCGCCCTGGTATTCGATGCCGACCGTCGCGTCGTCGATGATGGCGTCGGTCTCAAGCTCGACCAGCCGGCCCCGGAAGATGGCGGGCATGATCGGCAGCGAGAAGTCGATGGCGAAGTTCAGGCTCACCGCCGCCGGCTGATTATTGACCTCGGCCGGGCTAAAGACGAATTTTTTGGCAGCGGCGACCGCCGCTTCGTCCAGCCCATAGCCGAGCCCGGAGAGCACCTCAACCTTGGTCACCTCGCCGGTGGCCGAGATGGTCAACTCCAATTGAACCGCGCCCTCGATCCCGGCGTCCACGGCCTCTTGAGTATAGTCTGCCTCGGGGGCCTCGAGGAGCTCGGGGGCTTTTGTCAGGCGCGCGGCGCCGGCTTGCTGCTGGGCCGGGCCTTCCTGGGCCGAGCCGTCATCCTGCTGGGCCAGCGCCGTGGCCGGCAAGCTCGCCAGGGACAGCGCGATGATCAATTGCAAATACTTCATCAGAGACTCTCAATACATAAGGGCTGCAAATTGGTCGCGCCCAAAAACAATAGATAATTCAGTGGCCTATCGGGTGCGTCTGGGACGCATCTTCTCGCCTTACCAGCCCACCACGCGAACCTGTCGCTCGATAAAATCTTGGCCGAGGCGTCCATCGCGGACCACCGACCAGATATAGATATCGCAGGCGTCGCCGATGCCATCGCCATTGGAGTCGCGCTGGTCGGGGTTATTGAGCGGCGCGCAATTATCCGCGCCATTGCTCACCCCGTCGCCGTCATAATCGGACTGCGACGCGTTATAGGGCACCACAAATTCGGTCTCGCTGGCGTCGAGCAGCGTGTTTTTGTCGTCGACATAGAGGCCGGATGCCTGGTCGACGTCGCCGTCGGAGACGAACCAGCGGAAGATGAAGACTTCGGGCTCCGGGTCAAGCTCGGTCTTGTCGGAGCCGTCGGGCGCCGGGGGCGTCCAGATCTCGACGCTCGCCGGGTCGACGACCGAGCGCACCAAGAAGGGGATGCCGGCGAGGATGGGCGTCGGCTCGTCCTCGGCGATGGGGTGCCAGCCGGCGCTGGGGTTGTCGACCTCGGCCTGAGTCAGCGCGTCGACCCAGGGAAGCGCCGCGCGCGCCTGGTCGAAGTGGGCGGGCTTGGCCAGCTTGATCTCGACGCCGGTGACGTCCGGGTTCAGGTTTTTAGGCGTCTTCGGCCCGGTGGACAGCTTCATACGCTTGCGCGAGATGATCTCGTCGTCGCTGCTGGTCGCGACCAGGCGAATCGAGATATCGAAGCCCTCCTCGCAGTTTTTGACCGGCAGTTGGTCGGCAAATGGCGAGTCCTCGGCGGCGTCGGTGATGGCCGAGAGGATGGCCTCGCAGAAGCCGTTGATGACCTCGGGGGTCGCAGGATACGCGAAGTCGACCTCTTTGCCGCTGCCAAGGCTAAAGAAATCCGGCGGCAATTCGGGCACGCTGCCCTCGGCGCCGTCTTTTGCGGCCTGCTGTTGAATGATCGCGTTGAGCTGCTCGACGGTCACCGGGCATTCGTAATTATCGCTGGTCGACACCCGAAAAGGGCACCACTCCCAGGCGTAGTCGATGCTGTCGTCGGGCGCGTGGTGGGCGAGGGCGCGCAGCTTGGCGACTTCGCCGCCATCGAGCACCACCGGGTCGGCCTGGATGGCCAATACGCGCAGCTTTTTGACCCGCCAATAGGGCGCAAAATCGGGACCACAGCCACTGCTCAAAATCGCGCCCATCGAAATGGCGCCCAATATGCAGATTACCCGCAACCGCTCGTTCAACATAGATAGATGCCGCATGTCATTTTGCCCAGAATACAAATGATTATTTCAACAATCGAATCGGCGCTATCATGCACCAGCGCCGCGCTGAAATCCAGCGCTGTGCTCACCGCGCGCGCACTTTGGCGATACTTTGGGGTAACGCCAAAATTAGGCCCTTCCATTTTCGGCGCATGTGACTAACTTGTCCAAGAATCACGCCGCGCGCATTGACACTTGCGCCACAGTTACTATCTACATATGAGCCGAAACTGGGCTTTGATTGAATAAATTAAATGACGCACGAGCGTTCGAGATATCAACGCTTTTATTTTCTCACCTATTTTATAAGGGAGTCTTATCATGACAATTCGTATTGGTATTAATGGTTTTGGTCGTATCGGTCGCTGCGTGGGTCGTATTTTGATGGACGATCCGAACGTGGAGCTTGTGGCCGTCAACGACCTGGCCAGCCCCGAGCAGCTAGCCTACCTCTTCAAATATGACACCGTTCACCGCAAATTTGACGGCACCGTTGAGGCTGGCGATGGCCAGATCACCATCGGTGGAAAGACGGTCAAGGTCCTGAGCGAGCGCGACCCGGCGAAACTTCCCTGGGGTGAGCTTGGCGTTGACTATGTGATCGAGAGCACCGGGCTGTTCCGCAACCGTGAGAAAGCCCAGCTTCATATCGACGCGGGCGCCAAATTCGTGCTCGTTTCGGCGCCGGGTAAAGGCCTTGACCTCTCGGTTGTTTACGGCGTGAACCACACCGATATCGACGTCGACACGATGCAGATTATCGACGTGGCCAGCTGCACGACCAACTGCCTTGCGCCGGTGGCCAAGGTCCTCAACGACAACTTCGGCATCAAGTCCGGCCTGATGACCACGGTCCACGCGTATACCAGCGACCAGGCATTGCTCGACGCGCCGCACAAAGACTTCCGTCGTGGCCGCGCCGCCGCGCAGAATATGGTCCCGACCTCCACCGGCGCTGCGATCGCGGTGGCTCGCGTCATCCCCGAGCTTGAAGGCAAGCTCAACGGCATGGCCGTGCGCGTGCCGACCCCGGACGTCTCGCTGGTCGACCTGGTCTGCGAATTCGAGAAAGACGTCACCGTCGAGTCCATCCACGCCGCGCTTCAGAAAGCCGTCGAGGGTGAGTTCAAGGGCGTGCTCAACGTCACCAGCGACCCGGTCGTGTCCACCGACCAGATGGGCGACCCCCACTCGTCGGTCGTCGACCTGGGCCTGACCATGGTCAACGGCGACCGTATGGCCAAAGTTGTCAGCTGGTATGATAACGAATGGGGCTTCTCCAACCGCATGGTCGACGTGCTCCACTACGTCGCAGCGCAAAAAGCCTAATTGTCGCGCCAACGAGGCCCGGGTTTTGTCGTGTGACGGCAAAGCCCGGGCCTTTTCTGCCTCGCTTACCTTTCTAAACCACCGTAGAGCTCAAATTCATGGATCTTACCGGCATCAAATTTATCGACCAGATTGAGTTGGCCGAAAAAAGCATCTTAATTCGCGTTGATTTCAACGTTCCGCTCGACGCCGAACAGCAGATTACCGACGACACCCGCATTCAGGCCGCGCTGCCGACCATCCGCTACGCGATGGAGCAGGAGGACACTAAGGTCATCCTGATGAGCCACCTGGGGCGCCCCAAGGGCAAAGTCGATGAGTCCCTGAGCCTGAAACCGGTAGGGGAGCGCCTCGCCGAAATCCTGGGCGTCGAAGTTCTGATGCCCGAGGATTATGGCGGGAAATTCGTCCAGAAGCTCATCTCCGATATGCGCAATAAGCAGATTATGCTGCTGGAGAATCTGCGCTTTGAGCCCGGCGAAAAAGGTGGCGACCCGGCGTTTGGGCGTCTGCTCTCGGGGCTGGCCGATGTCTATATCAACGACGCCTTCGGCACCTCGCATCGCAAACACGCGTCGATGTATCATGTCGCGAAATATTTCGACCGCTACCACAAGGCCGCGGGCTTCTTGGTCAAAAACGAGCTGGAGCAGATCAGCAAGCTGACCAGCTCGCCGGCCACGCCGTTTACCGCGATCGTCGGCGGCGCGAAGGTCTCTGATAAATTGGGCGTCCTCAACACGCTGGTTGAGCGCGTTGACCACCTGCTGATCGGCGGGGCGATGGCCTATACCTTCCTCAAGGCGAAGCGGGTCGAAGTCGGCAACTCGCTGGTCGAAGAGGACTTCGTCGAGCGCGCGCGTGAGATCATGTTCAAGGCGACCCAGCGCGGCGTGGATCTTCGCCTGCCGGTCGATCACGTGGTCGCGGCGTCGATCGACGCGGACGCCGACAGCGTTGAGAGCAGCCCGCGCGCCTCGATCCCCAAGGGCATGGCCGGGTTCGATATCGGGCCGGTGACCATCGACCAATATAAGGGGATCATCGCCGATTCGAAGAGCATCTTCTGGAACGGTCCCATGGGCGTCTTTGAGCGTGAGCCTTTCGCCAACGGCACGATGTCAGTGGCCAAGGCCATCGCCGAGAGCGACTCCTTCAGCGTCATCGGCGGCGGCGACTCCGCGGCGGCGATCAACGTCTCCGGCTACCAGGACGAGATTAGCCATATCTCGACCGGCGGGGGCGCGAGCCTTCAGATGCTCGAAGGCAAAGAGTTGCCCGGCATCGAAGCGCTGCGAGCGAATTACCCGTTTGAATTTTGAGCTCTAAATACTGAGTGATTATTTCCCCATTTTCATTACTTATGCTCGAGAAAAACCATGCGTAAACCCATCGTTGCTGGCAATTGGAAGATGAATAAGTCTTTGGCGGAAGGGCGCGCCCTCGCCGCTGGCATCGTGGAGGCGGTGGCGAGCTATAAGGGCTGTGATATCGTCGTCGCGCCGACCGCGGTGAGCCTCGCCGGGGTCGGCGAGGTGCTCGGCGATAGTAACGTCCGCCTGGCCGCCCAGAATATGCATTGGGCCGAGGGCGGCGCGTATACCGGCGAGTTGAGCGCCGCGATGATTAAGGACGTCGGCTGCTCCTGGGTCATCCTTGGCCATAGCGAGCGGCGTCAGTATTTCGGCGAGACCGACGAGGGCGTCAATCACAAGGCGCTCGTCGCGCTGAAGGCCGGTCTTACGCCCATCGTTTGCGTGGGTGAGACGCTTGAGGAGCGCGAGAGCGAGCGCACCTTGCAGAAGATTGAGCTGCAGGTGCGCGCCGCCCTGGCGAGCATCAGCGCCGCAGATGCGTCGCGCGTGGTCATCGCCTATGAGCCCATCTGGGCCATCGGCACGGGCAAAACCGCGTCCTCCGACCAGGCGCAGGCCATTCATCTGGAGATTCGCAA encodes:
- the glmS gene encoding glutamine--fructose-6-phosphate transaminase (isomerizing), translating into MCGIVGYVGNRACSEVLLSGLSRLEYRGYDSAGIAIGTSSGDVVIRRTEGKLASLFTAFREEPFDGTIGLGHTRWATHGRPVERNAHPHRAGRVVVAHNGIIENYAVLKRELIKEGRTFESETDTEVVAHLIDHALESGSTTLHDAVRRAMKLVEGSYAIVVMLGDKPEELVVARNASPMVLGQEGDEIFIASDVPAVLPYTRDFIYLEDGDTAVLKVGDIAIFDAAGEPVTRQVKRINWDPISAEKQGYKHFMLKEIHEQPERITDTLRGRVSVDRGDVDFGPMEGIEDGWLDTLERIVFVACGTSYYAAQIAKYIIEDFSRVPVDVELASEFRYRNPIINERTLCVPMSQSGETADTLAAMRLAMELGAKTIAVCNVVESTMTREADGVIYTHAGPEIGVASTKAFSTQLVVGLMLGVWLGRRRGVLDEEGGREILEALRDVPQTMSKMLHEKAIYKHIAYNFSDVNSFLYLGRGNLYPIAAEGALKLKEISYIHAEGYAAGEMKHGPIALIDESLPVVVLIPKNRVYEKVFSNLEEVKARQGRLIVVATEGDDDVREFADVVLEIPDVPEYIQPLLTVVVMQLLAYHIADFKGTDVDQPRNLAKSVTVE
- a CDS encoding HU family DNA-binding protein encodes the protein MTKSELIDAVTKGAAEVDIKLTKKDVRALLDVVFDTVSQAIKEEERFSYPKFGTFKIKHRKARMGRNPKSREKIKIEASNSVGFKPSPTLYDLIN
- a CDS encoding TonB-dependent receptor domain-containing protein is translated as MKYLQLIIALSLASLPATALAQQDDGSAQEGPAQQQAGAARLTKAPELLEAPEADYTQEAVDAGIEGAVQLELTISATGEVTKVEVLSGLGYGLDEAAVAAAKKFVFSPAEVNNQPAAVSLNFAIDFSLPIMPAIFRGRLVELETDAIIDDATVGIEYQGDEYDPAPRAQMSVKEDGSFSFEGVPPGTYRVDLSAPGYPDRAEIVELGSGDEVEVAYRFTKAPVNLRGEVRESGTRTPLAGIEVRVIDANTNEELSTEYSDADAIFSFRDLAPGKYRLIFGADGYETFSEEVEVKEGEVTGGVFYLRAEYYDEFTVKTTARREETEISRKRIELDELRRIPGTGGDAVRVVQNLPGVARPSYVSGSLIVRGASPEDTKVFLQGDSIPLVFHFLGGPAVISSEMLEAVDFYPGNFSTYYGRATGGIVALRTRSPREDRFHGFAEVDLIDATAQFEGPITENLSFALSARRSYIDTVLPVLAPEELTDQVTVSPRYYDYQGWLTWRANKENKLELFLYGSDDTVATIFDDDDGPIGNADVQIEGLSFSQLFHRGQLRWEWKPANEAIENEALVSFGLNRAGFDLAENLYFFADYYQTQVRNDLKINVADNLNLRVGADLQFGNVDYRLEVPRQDADPGRGNGATGAEGGGPGGFAISKNGIITQQSAPLLQPAFYIEANYKPIEALKLTPGVRIDHYGDIARTSVSPRFSTRLKLNDELLLKGGVGLFTQPPLPNESDKELGNPNLDFESAIHYALGAEWRPLEYLEVDTTLFYRSMFDLVDSTNAVVENAQGEVENLLLDNNAKGRAYGLELMVRHRPQNNLFGWVAYTLSRAERFNQKTESYDLFRYDQTHILSLVAGYNLPFQIDISGRFRLVTGSPYTPIAGAVWDADQDRYQPVYGRPLSARKSTFHQLDVRIDKKFVFDSFILGAYIEVLNAYNAVNEEGRSNNFNYRESGPVPGLPIIPTLGVNGRF
- a CDS encoding thrombospondin type 3 repeat-containing protein, with product MLNERLRVICILGAISMGAILSSGCGPDFAPYWRVKKLRVLAIQADPVVLDGGEVAKLRALAHHAPDDSIDYAWEWCPFRVSTSDNYECPVTVEQLNAIIQQQAAKDGAEGSVPELPPDFFSLGSGKEVDFAYPATPEVINGFCEAILSAITDAAEDSPFADQLPVKNCEEGFDISIRLVATSSDDEIISRKRMKLSTGPKTPKNLNPDVTGVEIKLAKPAHFDQARAALPWVDALTQAEVDNPSAGWHPIAEDEPTPILAGIPFLVRSVVDPASVEIWTPPAPDGSDKTELDPEPEVFIFRWFVSDGDVDQASGLYVDDKNTLLDASETEFVVPYNASQSDYDGDGVSNGADNCAPLNNPDQRDSNGDGIGDACDIYIWSVVRDGRLGQDFIERQVRVVGW
- the gap gene encoding type I glyceraldehyde-3-phosphate dehydrogenase produces the protein MTIRIGINGFGRIGRCVGRILMDDPNVELVAVNDLASPEQLAYLFKYDTVHRKFDGTVEAGDGQITIGGKTVKVLSERDPAKLPWGELGVDYVIESTGLFRNREKAQLHIDAGAKFVLVSAPGKGLDLSVVYGVNHTDIDVDTMQIIDVASCTTNCLAPVAKVLNDNFGIKSGLMTTVHAYTSDQALLDAPHKDFRRGRAAAQNMVPTSTGAAIAVARVIPELEGKLNGMAVRVPTPDVSLVDLVCEFEKDVTVESIHAALQKAVEGEFKGVLNVTSDPVVSTDQMGDPHSSVVDLGLTMVNGDRMAKVVSWYDNEWGFSNRMVDVLHYVAAQKA
- a CDS encoding phosphoglycerate kinase, with amino-acid sequence MDLTGIKFIDQIELAEKSILIRVDFNVPLDAEQQITDDTRIQAALPTIRYAMEQEDTKVILMSHLGRPKGKVDESLSLKPVGERLAEILGVEVLMPEDYGGKFVQKLISDMRNKQIMLLENLRFEPGEKGGDPAFGRLLSGLADVYINDAFGTSHRKHASMYHVAKYFDRYHKAAGFLVKNELEQISKLTSSPATPFTAIVGGAKVSDKLGVLNTLVERVDHLLIGGAMAYTFLKAKRVEVGNSLVEEDFVERAREIMFKATQRGVDLRLPVDHVVAASIDADADSVESSPRASIPKGMAGFDIGPVTIDQYKGIIADSKSIFWNGPMGVFEREPFANGTMSVAKAIAESDSFSVIGGGDSAAAINVSGYQDEISHISTGGGASLQMLEGKELPGIEALRANYPFEF
- the tpiA gene encoding triose-phosphate isomerase; this encodes MRKPIVAGNWKMNKSLAEGRALAAGIVEAVASYKGCDIVVAPTAVSLAGVGEVLGDSNVRLAAQNMHWAEGGAYTGELSAAMIKDVGCSWVILGHSERRQYFGETDEGVNHKALVALKAGLTPIVCVGETLEERESERTLQKIELQVRAALASISAADASRVVIAYEPIWAIGTGKTASSDQAQAIHLEIRKIVAEVFDASVADAMRVLYGGSVKPANIAELIAQPDVDGALIGGASLKVESFSEIAKIVDEYTA